One part of the Vitis riparia cultivar Riparia Gloire de Montpellier isolate 1030 chromosome 6, EGFV_Vit.rip_1.0, whole genome shotgun sequence genome encodes these proteins:
- the LOC117916194 gene encoding alpha-glucan phosphorylase, H isozyme produces the protein MATKKANNGSAAPGIPAEIPAIAHPLAEEPAEIASNINYHVQYSPHFSPFKFEPEQAYYATAESVRDRLIQQWNDTYVHYHKTDPKQTYYLSMEYLQGRALTNAIGNLNIQDAYADALNKLGHGLEEIAEQEKDAALGNGGLGRLASCFLDSMATLNLPAWGYGLRYRYGLFKQRITKEGQEEIAEDWLEKFSPWEVVRHDVVFPVRFFGHVAVSPSGSRKWIGGEVMKALAYDVPIPGYKTKNTISLRLWEAKAGAEDFNLFQFNDGQYEVAAQLHSRAQQICAVLYPGDATESGKLLRLMQQFFLCSASLQDIIFRFKERKDGGSWQWSEFPSKVAVQLNDTHPTLAIPELMRLLMDDEGLAWDEAWDVTSRTIAYTNHTVLPEALEKWSQVVMWKLLPRHMEIIEEIDKRFITMIRSSRTDLESKIPNMCILDNNPQKPVVRMANLCVVSAHSVNGVAQLHSDILKAELFADYVSIWPTKFQNKTNGITPRRWLRFCSPELSNIISKWLKTDEWVTNLDKLANLRKFSDNEEFQAEWASAKMANKQRLAQYILQVTGESIDPNSLFDIQVKRIHEYKRQLLNILGAIYRYKKLKEMSPEERKNTTPRTIMIGGKAFATYTNAKRIVKLVNDVGAVVNTDPEVNEYLKVVFVPNYNVSVAEVLIPGSELSQHISTAGMEASGTSNMKFALNGCLIIGTLDGANVEIREEIGEENFFLFGATADEVPKLRKKREAGLFKPDPRFEEAMQFIRTGAFGSYDYNPLLESLEGNSGYGRGDYFLVGHDFPGYMDAQARVDEAYKDRKRWLKMSILSTAGSGKFSSDRTIAQYAKEIWNIEECPVP, from the exons CAATGGAATGATACATATGTTCACTATCACAAGACTGATCCAAAGCAAACATACTACTTATCCATGGAGTATCTTCAAGGGCGTGCCTTGACCAATGCAATTGGAAACCTTAACATCCAAGATGCATATGCTGATGCTTTAAATAAGCTGGGGCATGGACTTGAGGAAATTGCTGAGCAG GAAAAAGATGCGGCACTAGGAAATGGTGGACTGGGAAGGCTTGCTTCATGCTTCCTTGACTCCATGGCAACATTAAATTTGCCTGCGTGGGGATATGGTTTGAGATACAGATATGGGCTGTTCAAGCAAAGGATCACGAAGGAGGGCCAAGAAGAAATTGCCGAAGATTGGCTTGAG AAGTTCAGTCCTTGGGAAGTTGTCAGGCATGATGTTGTATTTCCTGTCAGATTCTTTGGTCACGTTGCAGTCAGTCCCTCTGGATC CCGTAAATGGATTGGGGGAGAGGTCATGAAGGCTCTAGCCTATGATGTGCCAATTCCAGGATACAAAACCAAAAACACTATAAGCCTTCGTCTCTGGGAAGCAAAAGCTGGTGCTGAGGATTTTAACTTATTTCAGTTTAATGATGGACAATATGAAGTTGCTGCACAGCTTCATTCTCGAGCTCAGCAG ATTTGTGCTGTTCTATATcctggagatgctacagaaagtGGAAAGCTTTTGCGACTAATGCAACAATTTTTCCTATGCAgtgcctcacttcag GACATTATTTTCAGATTCAAGGAGAGGAAAGATGGGGGCTCATGGCAATGGTCTGAATTTCCCAGTAAGGTAGCAGTGCAGTTGAATGATACACATCCTACTCTTGCAATTCCAGAATTGATGCGATTACTGATGGATGACGAAGGACTTGCATGGGATGAAGCTTGGGATGTGACATCAAG aACAATTGCCTATACAAATCACACTGTCCTTCCTGAAGCACTTGAGAAATGGTCACAAGTTGTAATGTGGAAGCTTCTTCCACGCCATATGGAAATCATAGAAGAAATTGATAAGCGG TTCATCACTATGATACGCTCCAGTCGAACTGATCTTGAGAGTAAAATTCCCAATATGTGTATCTTAGATAATAATCCCCAAAAGCCAGTGGTGCGGATGGCAAATCTGTGTGTGGTATCTGCACATTCG GTAAATGGTGTTGCTCAGTTACACAGTGATATTTTAAAAGCTGAGTTATTTGCAGACTATGTCTCTATATGGCCCACCAAGTTCCAGAATAAAACCAATGGCATTACCCCTCGCCGGTGGCTCCGGTTTTGCAGTCCTGAGCTTAGTAACATAATAAGCAAATGGTTAAAAACTGATGAATGGGTTACCAACCTTGACAAACTTGCAAATCTACGGAAA TTTTCCGACAATGAAGAATTCCAGGCTGAATGGGCATCTGCAAAGATGGCTAACAAGCAGCGTTTGGCACAGTACATACTGCAAGTAACAGGTGAAAGCATTGACCCAAATAGTTTATTTGACATACAAGTCAAGCGCATCCACGAATATAAGAGACAGCTGCTAAATATTCTGGGTGCAATCTATAGGTACAAGAAGTTAAAG GAGATGAGCCCTGAAGAACGAAAGAATACAACACCACGCACgatcatgattggaggaaaagCATTCGCTACATACACCAATGCTAAAAGGATAGTCAAGCTGGTGAATGATGTTGGTGCTGTTGTCAACACTGATCCTGAAGTCAATGAGTATTTGAAG GTTGTTTTTGTTCCAAATTATAATGTGTCTGTGGCAGAGGTGCTTATTCCAGGAAGTGAGTTGTCACAGCACATCAGCACAGCTGGCATGGAAGCCAGTGGGACAAGCAACATGAAATTTGCACTCAACGGTTGCCTCATAATAGGAACATTGGATGGGGCTAACGTGGAAATCAGGGAGGAAATCGGGGAGGAGAACTTTTTTCTCTTTGGTGCCACAGCAGATGAAGTCCCTAAGTTGCGCAAGAAAAGAGAGGCTGGACTG TTCAAGCCAGATCCCCGGTTTGAAGAGGCCATGCAATTCATAAGAACTGGAGCATTTGGAAGCTATGATTACAATCCACTCCTCGAGTCTCTGGAGGGAAATTCTGGTTATGGTCGTGGCGATTACTTTCTTGTTGGTCACGACTTCCCTGGCTACATGGATGCTCAGGCAAGAGTGGATGAAGCCTACAA GGATAGGAAAAGATGGCTAAAGATGTCTATATTGAGCACTGCTGGGAGTGGCAAATTCAGCAGTGATCGAACCATAGCTCAATACGCCAAGGAAATTTGGAACATAGAGGAGTGTCCAGTTCCGTAA
- the LOC117916196 gene encoding serine/arginine-rich splicing factor SR45a, whose amino-acid sequence MSYSKRSRYSRSPSPYRRYGRSMSRSLSSPRSRSRSRSRESSEVENPGNNLYVTGLSTRVTKRELEKHFASEGSVADVHLVTDPWTRESRGFGFVTMSTVGEANRCIKYLDRSVLEGRVITVEKARRRRGRTPTPGKYLGLRTVRVRRRSPSYSPYHRSRSSRYSSERDRSRSRSYSPYYGRGRRSYSRSHSPYSRSPVGRRNGSYSPYDNRYYSPDVGYDRRRHYRSISRSLSPRERRRLRSYSPRERRRLRSCSPSVSPRPRRSSRRSSSRSISPRPRRTSRRSYSRSISPRPRRLKRSPYREAYSGSSVSASSRSVSRSLTPGSASP is encoded by the exons ATGTCATACTCCAAAAGATCAAG GTATTCTCGCTCACCTTCCCCATATAGAAGATATGGTAGGTCAATGTCAAGGTCTTTGTCAAGTCCAAGGTCAAGGAGCAGGTCAAG GAGTCGTGAATCAAGTGAGGTTGAAAATCCAGGAAACAACTTGTATGTTACAGGATTGTCAACTCGGGTCACCAAGCGGGAACTTGAGAAGCATTTCGCAAGTGAGGGATCG GTGGCGGATGTTCACCTTGTGACTGATCCATGGACAAGGGAATCACGAGGATTTGGTTTTGTGACAATGTCAACTGTTGGGGAGGCCAATCGCTGCATTAAGTACTTGGACCGCTCTGTACTTGAAGGCCGTGTGATCACAGTGGAGAAG GCCAGGAGGAGGAGAGGGCGAACACCTACTCCAGGGAAGTATCTTGGTCTGAGAACAGTCCGCG TGCGGCGTCGGTCCCCGAGCTATTCTCCTTATCATAGGAGCCGTTCCTCCAGATATTCATCTGAACGAGACAGGAGCCGGAGCAGATCATACTCCCCTTACTATGGCCGTGGGCGGAGGTCATACTCACGATCTCACTCACCATACAGCAGATCACCTGTTGGCAGGCGGAATGGCTCCTACTCTCCTTATGACAACAGGTATTACTCACCAGATGTTGGCTATGATAGAAGGCGGCATTACCGATCCATCTCTCGCAGCCTTTCCCCACGTGAAAGGAGGCGCTTAAGGAGTTATTCCCCACGTGAAAGGAGGCGCTTAAGGAGTTGTTCCCCAAGTGTCTCCCCCAGGCCAAGGAGGAGTTCAAGGAGGAGTTCCTCTCGCAGCATTTCGCCAAGGCCAAGGAGAACGTCTAGGAGGAGCTATTCTCGCAGCATTTCACCTCGACCTAGGAGATTGAAAAGGAGCCCATACCGAGAAGCTTACTCAGGCAGCAGCGTAAGCGCCAGTTCCAGATCGGTATCAAGGTCTCTCACTCCTGGGTCAGCTTCACCATGA